Below is a genomic region from uncultured Sunxiuqinia sp..
TCAACTCAGGAATCTCTATTTGTGGTAATGGAAATAAACCATCGACCCAAAGTTTTGGAAGGGGAAATCTTAGCATGCGGGTTGCCACAGGTGCAGACAGCATCATCAGCAATGGAGTAACCGACATACTTATAATTGCAACCGCTAAAAACAACTGATAATAGTATTCTGGTATGATTTCGTATTTCAGGCCGGATTGTGCCAGAATAAAAGAAAATTCACCCACCTGACAAAGTGCAAAACCAACCATTATTGTCCCGCGAAAAGTATGCCCCAGAATAAACGCAGTACCTCCTGCAATGACCATTTTTATAAACAGCACAAGCAAAACAGTTGAAACAACAAGCATAAAGTGATTCGCGACAAAACTCAAATCAAGCAGTAAACCAATACTCACAAAGAAAAAGCTGGTAAACGTATCTTTAAAAGGAATAAGCTGCCCGAACGCATTGTGACTGTACTCTGACTCCGAGATCATCAATCCGGCCAAAAAAGCACCGAATGCAAGTGAAATTCCCATTTCGGCAGTTAACAAGGCAACCGATAGGCAAATGGCGAAAATACTCATCATAAAGAGTTCCTGATTTTTCGTATGAGCCACCAAGGTTAAAAGGCGCGGCATTAACCAGCGATTACCAATATACACCAACCCAACCAAAACAATTGTCTTCCCCAGCAAGACGAGCAATTGCCCCCCCTGATCCGATACTTCCCCACCCAGCATTGGCGTAAACAGTAATAATGGGATCAGAATAATATCCTGAAAAATCAGAATACCGAGTACCGTTCGACCATAATTTGATGTGATTTCTGAGCGTTCTTGCATAAGCTTTAGCACAACCGCCGTACTACTCAATGCCGTTAAAAACCCAACAAACAGAGCTCCTGTCCATCCCATACTATAAAGACGGGCAATTAACATGGTGATGCCAGCTGTCAAAATAAGCTGCATAAATCCACCTAGAAAAACAATTTTCCGTATTCGTAAAAGATGATTGATCGAAAATTCAAGGCCAATTGTGAACATAAGTAAAACGACACCAATTTCAGCCAGCAACTCAATTTGATGATGGGATCCGATTATTCCTAAAAAGTATGGTCCTGTGATTACTCCCGTCAACAAATAACCAATAATTGTTGGCACTTTAATTTTTGTAAACAAGAAATTTACAACAGTCGATAATGCAAAAATGATAACAATATCTTTTAAAAGAGACAGCTCCATACAATAGGTTTTGGATTAATAAAACAGGCTCTCCCATAATATAGTTGAGACCTTTCAATCAAAATAAGCATATTTTAGCAACTAACGATCATCGCACCACAAATCTTTACTTAGAATTCTATTTTTGCATTGCGATTTTGTACTTTACACGTTGCAAAATCAAAAAAATATGATTGTACTAATTACAGGTGGAAGTGCTGGTATAGGCGCTGCTATTGCAAATCAATTACAACAAGAGGCCCATCGGATTATTGTTGCGGGGCGGCGAGTTAAGACCAACTTTTCAAAAAGCGGTATTTCAACCTTACAAATGGATGTTACGAAAAAAGAATCTGTAACAACTGCAATTACAAAACTTTATAATGCAACCAAACGGATTGACGTGGTAATTCAGTGTGCAGGGCGAGGTGCCATTGGACCTCTAGAGGCTTTTCACACCGATGAAATTGCAGATGTTTTCAACTTAAATCTTTATGGCATTTTACGGGTTAATCAAGCCATTATTCCAATTATGCAACAACAAGGCAGTGGCCGAATTATATTAGTCAGCTCATTAGCTGCTGAAGCGGGACTGCCATTTCAAAGCGTATACTGCGCCAGCAAAGCAGCGCTCGATATTATGATTGAGTCATTACGCATGGAAATAAAAGCGTTTGGTATAGATGCCTTCGTACTCCAACCAGGCGATTTTAAAACAGAAGTTGCCCAACACCGGAAGCTTCCAGATATTGACTCCAAATCGCCCTACAAAAACGCATTTAAGAAAATTAATTTAAATGCAACCAATAAAGTTGAGATGGCTGGAGACCCAATAAAAGTTGCCCGAAAAGTAAGCCAATTGCTGGCAAAGAATAGGCTTGCGCCGAAATACCGTGTTGGGGAACCACTAGAACTAGTAATGCCTTGGGTTAAAGCGTTGCTGCCTGCCAGTTTGTTTGAAAGGCTTTTAATGAAGTACTATGGACTGTAAGACAGAATCCGAAGAAAGTATCATTTAAAAGTTGTAAACTTCAGAGCATGCTGACACCTTAATTCTAAAACAAAAAAATCCGACCTGAAGCAGGCCGGATTTTGAATAATTATACCGTGCGATGACTAATCTAGTTTCAACACCGCTAAAAAAGCATTTTGAGGAACCTCAACATTACCAACTTGCTTCATTCGTTTTTTACCTTTCTTCTGCTTTTCCAAGAGTTTACGTTTACGAGAGATATCGCCACCATAACATTTAGCTGTCACATCTTTACGAACCGCCTTTACGGTCTCGCGAGCAATAATTTTAGCTCCAATGGCAGCCTGAATTGCAATATCAAACTGCTGACGCGGAATCAATTCTTTCAGCTTTTCGCACATCCTACGTCCCATTGGGTAAGCATTGTCGAAATGAATAAGCGACGACAATGCATCCACCATTTCTCCATTCAACAAAATATCTAATCGAACTAATTTTGCAGGTTTGTAGCCTGTGATGTGATAATCGAATGAAGCATATCCCTTTGAAATCGACTTCAACTTATCGTAAAAGTCAAACACGATTTCGCCCAGTGGCAAATCAAAAGTCAACTCAGCTCGCTCAGCAGTCAGGTAATCTTGTTTGATCAGGGTTCCTCGTTTTTCCAAACACAAAGTCATAACAGAACCAATAAAATCGGACTTGGTAATAATTTGTGAGCGAATATACGGTTCTTCAATATCGTCGATAGTTGTTGACGCCGGCAAGCCCGAAGGATTATAAACCGTAATGGTTTCGCCACTAGTGGTGTGTACTTTGTACGATACGTTTGGTACTGTAGTAATCACGTTCATATCAAACTCGCGATCCAGCCGTTCCTGAATAATTTCCATGTGTAACATCCCCAAAAATCCGCAACGAAATCCAAAACCAAGTGCGGCAGAAGACTCCGGCTCAAAGGTTAATGATGCATCATTTAACTGTAGCTTTTCCATCGCTGCACGCAAATCTTCATAATCTTCAGCATCAATTGGGTAAACTCCGGCAAACACCATTGGTTTCACTTCTTCGAAACCGGAGATAGCCAAAGTTGGTCTTTCTTTGTGCGTAATGGTATCTCCCACCTTCACCTCTTTTGCGGTTTTAATTCCAGAGATGATATAGCCAACATCGCCTGTACTCAACGTTTCTCGTTTCTCCATACCAAGCCGAAGTACTCCAATTTCATCAGCATTGTACTCCTTTTTAGTATTAACAAACTTTACAGAGTCGCCCTGATGAATCGTTCCGTTTACAATTTTAAAATAAGCAATCACCCCACGAAACGAATTAAAAACAGAGTCAAAAATCAAAGCTTGCAGCGGCTCTTCAGGATTACCTTTTGGGGGAGGAACTATTTCAACAATATTTCTCAGAATTTCATCGACGCCCTCTCCGGTTTTTCCACTCGCGCGAAGGATTTCTTCGCGTTTACAACCGATTAAGTCAATAATTTGGTCTTCCACAACCTCTGGCATGGCGTTCGGTAAGTCCATTTTATTCAGAATTGGAATAATTTCCAGGTCGTGCTCAATAGCCAAATACAAGTTCGAAATGGTTTGTGCCTGAATTCCCTGTGTAGCGTCAATAATCAACAATGCACCTTCGCATGCTGCAATTGAACGAGAAACTTCGTACGAAAAGTCAACGTGCCCCGGAGTATCAATCAGGTTCAATACATATTTCTCACCATCCTGCACATAATCCATTTGTATAGCATGGCTTTTAATGGTGATGCCTCGTTCTTGTTCCAAATCCATACTATCGAGTACCTGAGCTTTCATCTCTCTCCCACTCACCGTCTTTGTTACTTCCAATAAGCGGTCGGCCAACGTACTCTTACCGTGGTCAATATGTGCAATGATGCAGAAGTTGCGGATATTATTCATATGATTATTATCGTTTGCTTTTTATTAGGTATTATATGGAACTCGCGTAAATCATCCTACTATGTATAAGAACTTTTAGATGCTCGTTTCATATATATAAAAACCTTTCTTTCAATTACTCAGTTTCAGATTGGCGCAAAGATATTCAAAATTTAATTACAATAATAGAAAGCCCATGGCGTTAAGAAAGTTTAATAAACCCCTAATTAAATTCATCCCTTTCAACGGAATAATAGTCACCGGAAGTCAGTAAACAAGTGAATTCAATTATCTTTGCATTGCCTGAAATAAATTAAAAATGAAAGATTACCTGATATACTCAGTCGGTTTTATTGCTCAAATACTATTTTTTGGGCGTACTATTGTGCAGTGGTTCAAGTCGGAGCACGAAGGAAAAGTACTATCGCCAACTATCTTTTGGAAGATTAGTTTATTGGCCTCAATCCTGATGCTAACCTATGGAATCTTACGAAACGATGCGGCTATATTGATCGGACAAATTCTGGTTTACTTCATTTATGTGCGCAACATCCAATTGAAAAACGACTGGAAAACCATGTTGCTCCCCACACGAATAGTTATACTGGCCATGCCAATTGCTATTTTAGGATACCTATTTTTCGGTACAAACTATTCGCTGTCTACTTTTTTCAAAAATGAAAACAACCCCTTCATGTTGATGGTCTGGGGTATTGTTGCGCAGGTAATTTTCATTTCACGCTTTTTTTATCAGTGG
It encodes:
- a CDS encoding cation:proton antiporter; translation: MELSLLKDIVIIFALSTVVNFLFTKIKVPTIIGYLLTGVITGPYFLGIIGSHHQIELLAEIGVVLLMFTIGLEFSINHLLRIRKIVFLGGFMQLILTAGITMLIARLYSMGWTGALFVGFLTALSSTAVVLKLMQERSEITSNYGRTVLGILIFQDIILIPLLLFTPMLGGEVSDQGGQLLVLLGKTIVLVGLVYIGNRWLMPRLLTLVAHTKNQELFMMSIFAICLSVALLTAEMGISLAFGAFLAGLMISESEYSHNAFGQLIPFKDTFTSFFFVSIGLLLDLSFVANHFMLVVSTVLLVLFIKMVIAGGTAFILGHTFRGTIMVGFALCQVGEFSFILAQSGLKYEIIPEYYYQLFLAVAIISMSVTPLLMMLSAPVATRMLRFPLPKLWVDGLFPLPQIEIPELKNHVVFIGKDSRSLNLSVMAKYLNMPYISIIFDPGTVKKLQAKGETVIYGDATNEPILEKAHVKTADIVVISVGNQIVSMSIIDRIRHLTPHAFIIVRTKKVNDIQELYRLGANQVIPEEFETAIDLFERILRKRLIPQREINMIIAKIRGDHYGIFREETSKSDQLFQELPNLEIMALKVREGSFVVGKSISEIRFRKVFGVTLVAILRDDKLIEHPDVHSVLEKHDVVYIMGRSEQIASAFELFGKDDPAESS
- a CDS encoding SDR family NAD(P)-dependent oxidoreductase — encoded protein: MIVLITGGSAGIGAAIANQLQQEAHRIIVAGRRVKTNFSKSGISTLQMDVTKKESVTTAITKLYNATKRIDVVIQCAGRGAIGPLEAFHTDEIADVFNLNLYGILRVNQAIIPIMQQQGSGRIILVSSLAAEAGLPFQSVYCASKAALDIMIESLRMEIKAFGIDAFVLQPGDFKTEVAQHRKLPDIDSKSPYKNAFKKINLNATNKVEMAGDPIKVARKVSQLLAKNRLAPKYRVGEPLELVMPWVKALLPASLFERLLMKYYGL
- the lepA gene encoding translation elongation factor 4, with amino-acid sequence MNNIRNFCIIAHIDHGKSTLADRLLEVTKTVSGREMKAQVLDSMDLEQERGITIKSHAIQMDYVQDGEKYVLNLIDTPGHVDFSYEVSRSIAACEGALLIIDATQGIQAQTISNLYLAIEHDLEIIPILNKMDLPNAMPEVVEDQIIDLIGCKREEILRASGKTGEGVDEILRNIVEIVPPPKGNPEEPLQALIFDSVFNSFRGVIAYFKIVNGTIHQGDSVKFVNTKKEYNADEIGVLRLGMEKRETLSTGDVGYIISGIKTAKEVKVGDTITHKERPTLAISGFEEVKPMVFAGVYPIDAEDYEDLRAAMEKLQLNDASLTFEPESSAALGFGFRCGFLGMLHMEIIQERLDREFDMNVITTVPNVSYKVHTTSGETITVYNPSGLPASTTIDDIEEPYIRSQIITKSDFIGSVMTLCLEKRGTLIKQDYLTAERAELTFDLPLGEIVFDFYDKLKSISKGYASFDYHITGYKPAKLVRLDILLNGEMVDALSSLIHFDNAYPMGRRMCEKLKELIPRQQFDIAIQAAIGAKIIARETVKAVRKDVTAKCYGGDISRKRKLLEKQKKGKKRMKQVGNVEVPQNAFLAVLKLD
- a CDS encoding lipid-A-disaccharide synthase N-terminal domain-containing protein; translated protein: MKDYLIYSVGFIAQILFFGRTIVQWFKSEHEGKVLSPTIFWKISLLASILMLTYGILRNDAAILIGQILVYFIYVRNIQLKNDWKTMLLPTRIVILAMPIAILGYLFFGTNYSLSTFFKNENNPFMLMVWGIVAQVIFISRFFYQWIYSENRKESILPLGFWIISICGSLMNFIYGIFRLDPVLVAAHSLGMFVYLRNILIHYNKRSLFSRLNIPFLNKLIAFVSGKIK